In one window of Saprospiraceae bacterium DNA:
- a CDS encoding RluA family pseudouridine synthase, whose translation MAYFCSVNPTVIFEDNHLLAINKPAGWLVQGDRTGDATLTDWGKAYLKEKYEKPGAVFLHPAHRLDRPVSGAVLFARTDKALSRLTTMFREKQVTKTYLALVLKEPSQASGELRHYLWKDEQRNVVKALARSFQDAKESITRYETIGKMGGYWHLRVFPLTGRPHQIRVQLAAWGCPIAGDLKYGASSALPDASIGLHSWRMELLHPVRKEAIRIEAALPDKAWWEGFEC comes from the coding sequence ATGGCATACTTTTGCTCCGTGAATCCTACCGTGATTTTTGAAGACAACCATTTGTTGGCTATAAACAAACCGGCCGGTTGGCTGGTTCAGGGCGACCGCACAGGCGACGCGACACTGACTGACTGGGGCAAAGCTTATCTCAAAGAAAAGTATGAAAAACCGGGGGCCGTTTTCCTCCACCCCGCTCATCGGCTCGACCGCCCAGTGAGCGGCGCGGTGCTTTTTGCCCGCACCGATAAGGCGCTTAGCCGCTTGACGACGATGTTTCGGGAAAAACAAGTGACCAAGACTTACCTCGCCTTGGTGCTCAAGGAGCCATCTCAGGCATCTGGCGAGCTGCGCCACTATTTGTGGAAAGACGAACAGCGCAACGTCGTGAAGGCACTTGCTCGGTCTTTTCAGGATGCGAAGGAAAGCATCACTCGCTACGAAACGATTGGTAAAATGGGCGGCTATTGGCATCTCCGTGTGTTCCCATTGACGGGACGCCCGCACCAAATCCGCGTCCAATTGGCCGCTTGGGGTTGCCCCATCGCGGGCGATTTGAAATATGGCGCTTCCTCCGCACTCCCCGATGCTTCCATCGGGCTGCACAGCTGGCGCATGGAATTGCTCCACCCCGTCCGCAAAGAGGCTATAAGGATAGAGGCAGCTTTGCCTGACAAGGCATGGTGGGAGGGTTTTGAGTGCTGA
- a CDS encoding ATP-binding protein, with protein MYHRPIFSALEKHLVEPQVTVVTGMRRTGKTTALKYLLEKTAHKNKLYLDLERLEYRRIFTRGSFSEMQADLEFLGYDFAQNGIIAIDEVQLIPEVVSFIKYYHDNFPVKFLISGSSSYYLKNRFTESLSGRKRVFEIFPLDFWEFLSFKQVDSAPLLGQRLQQFRPLVFAAYQHHYEEYLRFGGFPQVVLADSAEKKVQALNDILNSYLELDIKILSDYSVIDDLFKLATLLSARIGSKLDYQKIGVLTGLNRHKVKDYVQLFRATYFLYLIEPYSLSPDRSIAVQPKIYISDNGIVNQLAQVSSGALFENSIANQLLRLGNVQYFQKKTGQEIDFILDGERAIEVKETPSTSDMKTLQNRAASLGIKDHILVGRYPPGSEFHEFVWGGCIF; from the coding sequence ATGTATCATCGGCCTATTTTTTCAGCACTTGAAAAGCACCTTGTTGAGCCTCAAGTGACTGTCGTCACGGGGATGCGGAGGACGGGCAAAACCACAGCGTTAAAATATCTTTTGGAAAAAACAGCCCACAAAAACAAATTGTACCTTGATTTGGAGAGGCTGGAATATCGCCGAATCTTTACCCGAGGCAGTTTCAGCGAAATGCAAGCCGACCTTGAGTTTTTGGGGTATGATTTTGCTCAAAACGGAATAATTGCCATAGACGAGGTGCAGCTTATCCCTGAAGTGGTTTCGTTTATCAAATACTATCACGATAACTTCCCGGTCAAGTTCCTAATTTCAGGGTCAAGTTCCTATTATCTCAAAAACCGATTCACTGAAAGTTTATCTGGCCGAAAGCGGGTTTTTGAGATATTTCCACTCGATTTTTGGGAATTCTTGAGTTTCAAACAGGTTGATTCAGCGCCTTTGCTAGGCCAAAGGCTCCAACAGTTCCGGCCTTTGGTCTTTGCTGCTTATCAGCATCATTATGAAGAGTATTTGCGGTTTGGCGGATTCCCGCAAGTAGTGCTGGCAGATTCAGCGGAAAAGAAAGTGCAGGCGCTAAACGACATCCTCAATTCTTATCTGGAATTAGACATCAAGATTTTGTCGGACTACTCGGTTATTGACGACCTTTTCAAATTAGCGACCCTTCTGTCAGCCCGTATCGGGAGCAAATTGGATTATCAGAAAATTGGTGTCCTCACTGGCCTAAACCGGCACAAAGTCAAGGATTACGTCCAATTGTTTCGGGCCACATACTTTTTGTACCTCATTGAGCCTTATTCGCTCAGTCCTGACAGAAGCATAGCCGTGCAACCCAAAATTTATATCTCCGACAACGGAATAGTTAACCAACTTGCTCAGGTTAGCAGCGGTGCCCTGTTCGAAAATTCCATTGCCAACCAACTGCTTCGGCTTGGAAACGTCCAGTATTTCCAGAAAAAAACTGGACAAGAAATTGATTTCATTTTGGACGGAGAAAGGGCGATTGAAGTGAAAGAAACCCCCAGCACATCCGATATGAAAACACTACAGAACCGAGCTGCCAGTCTCGGCATCAAAGACCATATATTGGTTGGGCGATACCCCCCGGGAAGCGAATTCCACGAGTTCGTTTGGGGCGGCTGCATTTTTTGA
- a CDS encoding carboxypeptidase-like regulatory domain-containing protein: MRLKLFFASLFLFVGIVAHTQQETTQPEKPKQQHLIQFSGMLLTDDGGRLRPVPYATVYLPDKNRGTYSDYRGFFTIVVEKGDKVRFKCIGLETVTITVPDTLTQDQYSVVQLMTQDTINLPELVIFPWPSKEHFKIEFLKMDVTPELQRRAAENLANEYLAEARKNPDMVPHSGRESANFYLRQQAREYVYIGQVPPMNIFSPLAWGQFFKAWKDGKFKKQSTGKDD; the protein is encoded by the coding sequence ATGCGCTTGAAACTGTTTTTTGCATCGCTCTTTTTGTTTGTCGGTATCGTTGCACACACGCAGCAAGAGACAACGCAGCCGGAAAAGCCAAAGCAGCAGCATCTTATTCAGTTCTCCGGTATGCTGCTCACCGACGACGGGGGCAGACTTCGCCCGGTGCCTTATGCGACGGTTTACCTGCCCGATAAAAATCGGGGTACATACTCTGACTATCGCGGCTTTTTCACCATCGTGGTGGAAAAAGGCGACAAGGTGCGTTTCAAATGCATTGGTCTTGAGACCGTCACCATCACCGTGCCCGACACGCTGACGCAAGACCAATACTCTGTGGTGCAATTGATGACGCAAGACACCATCAACCTGCCAGAATTGGTCATTTTCCCTTGGCCATCAAAAGAGCATTTTAAGATTGAGTTCTTGAAAATGGATGTGACGCCCGAGCTACAACGCCGTGCCGCCGAAAATCTCGCCAACGAATATCTCGCGGAGGCACGCAAAAACCCCGACATGGTGCCACACAGCGGTCGGGAAAGTGCCAATTTTTACTTGCGCCAGCAGGCGCGCGAGTATGTTTACATCGGTCAGGTGCCGCCGATGAACATTTTTAGCCCACTGGCATGGGGCCAATTTTTCAAAGCATGGAAAGATGGAAAATTCAAAAAACAGTCAACGGGCAAGGATGATTGA
- a CDS encoding T9SS type A sorting domain-containing protein, with protein MKNTTNILLTALMVLLGIGANAQQFFFSAVQPSSCAADDGIVTIVPTQGVPPFTYLWSNGSTELSIRNVPKGIYSATLTDSEGATVTHTHILNSKALDLYLADAKPVGHCNPNSGALTVEPIGGQPPYTYSWSNGQSGASAQGLTVGTYSVTVQDAAGCVALGEYEVKYVSIYYSPFADVHTVSEPDCANLNGGELSATMLWSGFLPYTYIWNTGATTETISNLAAGDYSVTVTDGLGCSSSKTVTLRRALTMLGSTICAGASSGSVSAELVNATPPVNYVWSNGQSGQSLNNLSSGTYSVTATDAVGCSSINQVKVTLPQLFTNDLSPKCYAGNNGVANCWVSGDDALNYLWDNGVTTALNNSLSPGAHSVTVTTALGCTLTSSVNIAAPIAPPIEINYAPTPANCAIGANGAMNISITGGIPPYNFYAWGPNFNANNTAAMQNLAGGQYYLSVWTPFPNYCTANVTAVLPDAGGFEPSLVVEELDCVSGYGAAAIVGVTMPGTAYQWSMGATTPDVHNLTAGSYSATVTGQGSCIKYFNFNLPENDTLQFFNDCSGLATGQLLNDLGIAGCNGTAGIPFQLIRTQPSGALNFTDANGVYEAQLPNGNFSIAPANYNPTDIACPPGGSHSVNSLVGVTVSGLDFHFYNPNPTDHRVRQKALRTAQPGFPYSLRIDVCNDGNNAPNGTVALEYGNFFGSMAAAHFAQHAGTFSFASEMAGSPNNEATFTFPSIAPGGCELLQIDFETPTTTPANTEFITRASVTPTSGDPTPDNNVSTLFNTVVGSFDPNSVFAYPARNGNPRDGGDILRNVDRTITYQIFFQNTGTAAANLVIVRDTMDARLNLATIRNITASHDVKVSIEGDNDVLVFKFPNINLPDSTADYANSIGSIQYEIDLMPNLPVGTEVMKHAAIYFDFNSPIITNENVLKVAETSSLTTIAKANSALVLFPNPADQYFGLRSESGGELSIFNAMGSLVSRQSVNPGLQRVPTVDLPNGIYLVRLDAGGLVQTGKVVVSH; from the coding sequence ATGAAAAACACAACCAACATCCTACTCACCGCTTTGATGGTGTTGCTCGGCATTGGAGCCAACGCCCAACAATTCTTCTTCTCTGCCGTACAACCCTCCTCTTGCGCCGCCGACGATGGCATCGTCACCATCGTGCCGACGCAGGGTGTGCCGCCATTCACCTATCTATGGAGCAACGGCTCCACCGAGTTGAGCATTAGAAACGTGCCTAAGGGTATCTATTCGGCCACCCTGACCGACTCGGAGGGTGCCACTGTGACTCACACTCACATCCTGAACAGCAAGGCACTGGACTTGTATCTCGCCGATGCCAAGCCCGTGGGCCATTGCAACCCGAACTCCGGCGCCTTGACTGTGGAGCCGATTGGTGGCCAGCCTCCCTACACCTACTCGTGGAGCAACGGACAGTCTGGCGCTTCGGCACAAGGGTTGACCGTCGGCACCTATTCCGTCACCGTGCAGGATGCCGCAGGGTGCGTCGCGCTGGGCGAATACGAGGTCAAATACGTCAGCATTTATTACAGCCCTTTCGCGGATGTTCACACGGTCAGTGAGCCGGACTGCGCCAATCTGAACGGCGGCGAACTTTCGGCAACCATGCTTTGGAGCGGTTTTTTGCCATACACCTACATCTGGAACACGGGGGCCACGACCGAGACCATTTCAAACCTTGCTGCCGGCGACTACTCCGTCACCGTGACGGACGGGTTGGGCTGTTCGAGCAGCAAAACTGTGACGCTGCGCAGAGCATTGACCATGCTCGGAAGCACTATTTGCGCTGGCGCTTCATCGGGCTCCGTCAGCGCAGAGTTGGTAAACGCCACCCCGCCAGTCAATTATGTGTGGAGCAATGGCCAATCGGGGCAGAGCCTCAACAACCTTTCGAGCGGCACCTACTCCGTGACGGCCACCGATGCCGTTGGTTGTAGTTCCATCAATCAGGTCAAGGTAACACTCCCGCAACTTTTCACGAACGACCTTTCACCCAAATGCTATGCTGGCAACAACGGGGTGGCCAATTGCTGGGTCAGCGGCGACGACGCGCTCAACTACCTGTGGGACAATGGTGTCACCACCGCCCTCAACAACAGCCTTAGCCCGGGAGCGCACAGTGTCACCGTGACGACTGCGCTGGGTTGCACCCTCACGAGCAGCGTGAACATCGCCGCGCCTATCGCCCCACCCATCGAAATCAACTATGCCCCCACCCCGGCCAACTGCGCCATCGGAGCCAACGGAGCCATGAACATCAGCATCACGGGAGGCATCCCGCCGTACAACTTTTACGCTTGGGGGCCTAATTTCAACGCCAACAACACGGCTGCCATGCAGAATCTGGCAGGCGGACAATACTACCTTTCCGTGTGGACACCCTTTCCTAACTACTGCACCGCCAACGTCACAGCCGTGTTGCCCGATGCGGGCGGGTTTGAGCCAAGTTTGGTAGTGGAGGAACTTGATTGCGTCTCTGGCTACGGCGCTGCCGCCATCGTGGGCGTCACCATGCCCGGCACGGCGTATCAGTGGAGCATGGGTGCCACCACCCCCGACGTCCACAACCTGACGGCTGGCTCATATTCCGCCACGGTGACAGGCCAAGGCTCGTGCATCAAGTATTTCAATTTCAATTTGCCCGAAAACGATACCCTTCAATTTTTCAATGACTGCTCTGGCTTGGCGACGGGCCAGCTGCTCAACGATTTGGGCATCGCCGGCTGCAACGGCACGGCGGGCATCCCGTTCCAGCTCATCCGCACCCAGCCATCGGGGGCGCTGAACTTCACCGATGCCAATGGCGTGTATGAGGCACAATTGCCCAATGGCAATTTTAGCATAGCGCCTGCCAATTACAACCCAACCGACATTGCCTGCCCACCGGGAGGCTCTCATTCAGTCAATTCGTTGGTCGGCGTCACCGTATCGGGACTCGATTTTCACTTTTACAATCCCAACCCCACCGACCACCGGGTGCGGCAAAAAGCCTTGCGCACCGCGCAACCGGGCTTCCCATACTCGCTGCGCATTGACGTGTGCAACGACGGCAACAACGCGCCCAACGGCACCGTCGCGCTGGAATACGGCAATTTCTTCGGCAGCATGGCAGCGGCACATTTCGCCCAGCACGCGGGCACGTTCTCTTTTGCCTCCGAAATGGCGGGCAGCCCGAACAACGAAGCCACCTTCACCTTCCCCAGCATCGCGCCCGGCGGGTGCGAGCTGTTGCAAATTGATTTTGAAACGCCAACGACCACGCCAGCCAACACGGAATTTATCACCCGCGCCTCCGTGACGCCGACGAGCGGAGACCCAACTCCCGACAACAACGTTTCGACCCTGTTCAACACGGTGGTCGGCTCGTTCGACCCCAACAGCGTGTTCGCCTACCCTGCCCGTAATGGCAACCCCCGCGACGGCGGCGACATTCTGCGCAACGTGGACCGCACGATTACTTACCAGATTTTTTTCCAAAACACGGGGACGGCGGCGGCCAATCTCGTCATCGTGCGCGACACGATGGATGCGCGACTGAACCTCGCCACCATCCGCAACATCACGGCTTCGCACGACGTGAAGGTGAGCATAGAAGGCGACAATGATGTGCTGGTGTTCAAATTCCCAAACATCAACCTGCCCGACTCGACAGCGGACTACGCCAACAGCATCGGCTCCATCCAGTATGAAATTGACCTTATGCCCAACCTGCCCGTCGGCACCGAGGTGATGAAGCACGCGGCTATTTATTTCGACTTCAACAGCCCCATCATCACGAACGAAAACGTGCTGAAAGTGGCCGAAACCAGCTCGCTCACAACCATTGCAAAAGCCAATAGCGCGCTCGTTCTTTTCCCCAACCCTGCCGACCAATACTTTGGGTTGCGCAGCGAAAGCGGTGGCGAGCTGAGCATTTTCAACGCAATGGGCAGCTTGGTGTCGCGGCAATCGGTGAATCCGGGCTTGCAACGTGTCCCGACAGTTGACTTGCCCAACGGCATTTACTTGGTTCGCTTGGATGCTGGCGGCTTGGTGCAAACAGGAAAGGTGGTGGTGAGCCATTGA
- a CDS encoding OmpH family outer membrane protein yields MFRKTPICLLVALLMGAVSLNAQAPPKYGHMNLGNLLESMSETKAANERLKVFADSLTAIDEKMTKAFQEAYAKLEQEYNKGELTPVQTQQRQAELQKQQEDIQKFEQQAQQSLNAKRDELLKPILTRVEDAVKAVATENGYLMIFDTSSGAFLFAAEADDVAPLVKKKLGMQ; encoded by the coding sequence ATGTTTCGCAAAACACCTATTTGCTTGTTGGTGGCACTCTTGATGGGCGCAGTCTCGCTCAACGCTCAAGCACCACCTAAATACGGCCACATGAATTTGGGCAACTTGTTGGAATCCATGTCGGAAACCAAAGCTGCCAACGAACGGCTCAAAGTTTTCGCCGACTCGCTCACAGCCATTGATGAAAAAATGACCAAGGCCTTTCAGGAAGCCTACGCCAAACTGGAGCAGGAATACAACAAGGGCGAACTTACCCCCGTACAGACACAACAACGCCAAGCCGAACTGCAAAAGCAGCAAGAAGACATTCAAAAATTCGAGCAGCAGGCGCAGCAGTCCCTCAATGCCAAGCGCGACGAATTGCTGAAACCCATACTGACGCGAGTGGAAGATGCGGTGAAGGCAGTGGCTACCGAAAACGGCTATCTGATGATTTTTGATACCAGTTCGGGTGCCTTCCTTTTCGCCGCGGAAGCGGACGATGTCGCTCCATTGGTGAAGAAAAAGTTGGGAATGCAATAG
- a CDS encoding 1,4-dihydroxy-6-naphthoate synthase, translating into MTLSLGFSPCPNDTFIFDAMLHGKVDTEGLSFEVFMEDVEALNQRAFAGNIAITKLSYHAFAHLTHRYALLDAGSALGHNCGPLLIAAQPMSNDELDNTLIAIPGKMTTANFLLSLAFPKAQNKRETLFSAIEDAVLEGKAQAGLIIHENRFTYQQKGLVKLIDLGEYWETMTGLPIPLGGIAVHRDVPMEWQQKINRVLRRSVEYAFEHRADVMPFVRQHAQAMDDAVMQAHIDLYVTHRTVHLGEEGRAAVHEMFRVARERAVIPDYEENFFIN; encoded by the coding sequence ATGACTCTATCACTCGGTTTTTCGCCTTGCCCCAACGACACCTTCATCTTCGATGCCATGCTGCATGGCAAAGTGGATACCGAAGGACTTTCTTTTGAGGTGTTCATGGAAGACGTGGAGGCGCTCAACCAAAGGGCCTTCGCTGGCAACATAGCCATCACCAAACTCAGCTATCATGCCTTTGCCCATCTCACCCACCGCTACGCCTTGTTGGATGCGGGCAGCGCCTTGGGTCACAATTGCGGACCGCTGCTCATAGCGGCTCAGCCCATGAGCAACGATGAGCTCGATAACACCCTCATCGCCATCCCGGGCAAAATGACAACGGCCAACTTCCTTCTCAGCCTTGCTTTTCCCAAAGCCCAAAACAAACGAGAGACCTTGTTTTCAGCCATAGAAGATGCTGTGTTGGAAGGGAAAGCCCAAGCAGGACTCATCATCCACGAAAACCGATTCACCTACCAACAAAAAGGCTTGGTCAAGTTGATTGATTTGGGCGAATACTGGGAGACGATGACAGGACTGCCCATTCCGCTGGGTGGCATTGCGGTGCATCGAGACGTGCCGATGGAATGGCAACAAAAAATCAACCGGGTGCTGCGGCGCAGCGTGGAGTATGCCTTCGAGCATCGCGCCGATGTGATGCCTTTTGTTCGGCAGCACGCACAAGCGATGGACGACGCGGTGATGCAGGCGCATATTGACCTCTATGTGACCCACCGCACGGTTCATTTGGGGGAAGAGGGGCGCGCCGCCGTGCATGAGATGTTCCGAGTGGCACGCGAGCGAGCGGTCATCCCAGACTACGAAGAAAATTTTTTCATAAATTAA
- a CDS encoding MFS transporter — translation MNASASFAVRSLTKVLTNLSLFFRHPLALATGLTFAADSLMFGSWVAHIPHVKTSLGLNDAQLGLALFGLPIGLLAMNPLSPSIIARFGLARSTVGGTLAMAIAFALPVWMPDRWLLLAALIVVGAAVALMNVAMNTCATNIERADGVYIMSTCHGMWSFGGMAGSGTAAALIAFGVTPRLHLSVLAVMVLVATLKWLRPVLAKVPEGGQTDEGGGGSKFALPNRDLLLMIFIGLVVSLSEGVAFDWSAVYLRDSLGAPEQIAALGFTCFSLTMMAMRFTGDVLIPRFGERNLLFFTALCSALALLCIIVAQLPLVGIAGFFLLGAGVALGAPILFNAAARVPGLAPGAGLATYATFSFMGFLAGPPVIGFIGERHGLHVGFALVGLLAILSILAIRRVRL, via the coding sequence ATGAACGCATCCGCCTCTTTCGCAGTCCGTTCCCTGACCAAAGTCCTTACCAATTTAAGCTTGTTTTTCCGCCACCCCTTAGCCTTGGCTACGGGTCTCACGTTCGCCGCCGATAGCCTGATGTTCGGCTCTTGGGTGGCGCACATTCCTCATGTCAAGACTTCATTGGGCCTCAACGACGCGCAACTCGGCTTGGCCTTGTTTGGGCTGCCCATTGGCTTGTTGGCCATGAACCCGCTGTCGCCAAGCATCATCGCCCGTTTCGGTTTGGCTCGCTCGACGGTGGGAGGCACCTTGGCAATGGCCATCGCATTCGCCCTGCCTGTCTGGATGCCCGACCGTTGGCTGCTATTGGCTGCACTGATAGTGGTGGGAGCCGCCGTGGCTTTGATGAACGTGGCCATGAACACCTGCGCCACCAACATCGAGCGTGCCGACGGGGTGTATATCATGTCCACTTGTCATGGTATGTGGAGTTTTGGCGGCATGGCTGGCTCCGGCACAGCGGCGGCCTTGATTGCCTTCGGCGTGACCCCGCGCTTGCACCTAAGCGTGTTGGCCGTGATGGTGTTGGTGGCGACTTTGAAATGGCTACGCCCCGTGCTGGCCAAAGTGCCGGAGGGCGGACAGACGGACGAAGGCGGCGGAGGCTCCAAGTTCGCGCTGCCCAACCGCGATTTGCTGCTGATGATTTTTATTGGTCTGGTGGTGAGCCTTAGTGAGGGAGTGGCATTTGATTGGAGCGCCGTTTATCTGCGCGATTCGCTGGGAGCACCGGAGCAAATCGCAGCATTGGGTTTCACTTGCTTTTCGCTTACCATGATGGCCATGCGCTTCACGGGCGATGTGCTCATTCCTCGTTTTGGCGAACGAAACCTGCTTTTTTTCACGGCCCTGTGTTCTGCTTTGGCGCTGCTGTGCATCATCGTCGCGCAACTGCCACTTGTAGGGATTGCCGGTTTTTTCTTGTTGGGGGCAGGCGTGGCGTTGGGAGCGCCGATTCTTTTCAATGCCGCTGCGCGAGTGCCGGGGTTGGCGCCGGGGGCTGGGCTGGCAACTTATGCGACGTTTAGTTTCATGGGTTTTTTGGCTGGCCCGCCCGTCATCGGGTTCATAGGCGAGCGACACGGCCTCCACGTCGGTTTTGCATTGGTGGGACTATTGGCCATACTGTCTATACTGGCTATCCGGCGAGTGAGGCTTTGA
- the mgtA gene encoding magnesium-translocating P-type ATPase translates to MRRDTWQRPTDEWLQSLRATRTGLTQSEADKRLRARLQKEKVMPGWWRAVSLFFRQFKNPLVLLLAVAVALAAVLGDFTNSAIVFGILLLTGILGFWQEYKADRAVKKLRELVKSQSRVRRDGRWVDIPQNEVVEGDCVQLTAGDMIPGDCLLLEAKDLHVNEAALTGESFPVEKEVPLSGTDEEQPKRHILFQGCNVVSGTAEALVVKVGKDTELGKITHDLQFSEQPTAFERGISDFGFLLIRLTLLLAIGILIFNILLGRPAVESIFFALALAVGMAPELLPAIMVTTLSSGALRMAQQKVVVKKLAAIQNLGAIDVLCSDKTGTLTEGTVKVHATLDWQGHPSEKVRQYAYLNAFFESGFNNPIDLALRNLPDTNKQGFSKVDEVPYDFIRKRLSVVVEENEKHWMITKGALNNVLEVCHLVEKGEQSELLANVRDSILQACEHYGREGFRVLGLAYKDITGDPVINRDDETEMIFLGFILLFDPPKAGVGNTLDKLERAGVRLKIISGDNEYSVRHTAEAIGLSASKVLTGQQLQHIGDDALPTLATQTDLFAEVEPHQKERLIRALSAKGSVVGYLGDGINDAPALKAADVGISVDSGVDVAKEAADIVLLDKDFDVLLQGIVEGRRTYLNTLKYIFITTSANFGNMFSLAGVSLLIPYLPLLPKQILLLNFLSDIPALFIASDKVDEENLQQPKKWNVTLIRRFMFLFGVQSSVFDYLTFAVLLLVFKVQESVFQTAWFVESVITEVLILLIIRTTRRAWRSKPSPWLLWTGLLVVAVTVAIPYLPFASLFGFQPLPPGLLAGMVGIALAYALLAEFLKGKFFRYASL, encoded by the coding sequence ATGAGACGCGACACTTGGCAACGCCCAACCGATGAATGGCTCCAATCCCTTCGAGCCACCCGCACCGGGCTAACCCAGTCCGAAGCAGACAAGCGATTGCGCGCTCGTTTACAGAAAGAAAAAGTGATGCCTGGGTGGTGGAGAGCAGTTTCGCTGTTTTTCCGTCAATTCAAAAACCCATTGGTGCTCTTATTGGCAGTGGCAGTCGCTTTGGCTGCCGTGCTGGGCGATTTCACCAATTCCGCTATCGTGTTCGGCATTCTGTTGCTGACGGGCATACTGGGTTTTTGGCAAGAATACAAAGCCGACCGAGCGGTGAAAAAATTGCGCGAGCTGGTGAAATCGCAGTCCCGTGTGCGGCGCGACGGCAGATGGGTGGACATCCCGCAGAACGAAGTAGTGGAGGGCGATTGCGTGCAGCTGACGGCTGGCGACATGATTCCGGGCGACTGTCTGCTATTGGAAGCCAAGGATTTGCACGTCAATGAGGCGGCGCTGACCGGAGAGTCGTTTCCGGTAGAAAAAGAGGTTCCACTCTCTGGCACAGATGAGGAACAGCCCAAACGCCACATTCTTTTTCAGGGCTGCAATGTGGTGAGCGGCACGGCTGAAGCACTTGTGGTGAAAGTGGGCAAAGACACCGAACTGGGAAAAATCACGCACGACTTGCAATTCAGCGAGCAACCTACCGCATTCGAGCGGGGCATCAGCGATTTTGGTTTTTTGTTGATTCGGCTCACCCTGTTGCTTGCCATCGGTATCCTGATTTTCAACATCCTGCTGGGGCGTCCGGCTGTTGAGTCCATCTTTTTTGCGCTGGCATTGGCCGTCGGCATGGCACCCGAGCTGCTGCCAGCCATCATGGTGACCACGCTTTCTTCAGGCGCTTTGCGCATGGCGCAACAAAAAGTAGTGGTAAAAAAATTGGCTGCCATCCAGAACCTCGGCGCCATTGACGTTTTGTGCTCGGACAAGACAGGAACGCTCACGGAAGGCACCGTCAAAGTACACGCCACGCTCGACTGGCAGGGCCACCCCTCCGAAAAGGTGCGTCAATACGCCTACCTGAATGCTTTTTTTGAATCGGGCTTCAACAACCCCATTGACCTTGCGCTACGCAATCTCCCCGACACCAACAAACAAGGTTTCTCCAAAGTGGATGAAGTACCCTACGATTTCATCCGCAAACGCCTCAGTGTGGTGGTAGAGGAAAATGAGAAGCATTGGATGATTACCAAAGGAGCCTTGAACAACGTGTTGGAGGTGTGCCATTTAGTGGAAAAAGGCGAACAGTCGGAGCTGCTCGCAAACGTTCGAGACAGTATCCTGCAAGCGTGCGAACACTATGGCCGCGAGGGCTTCAGAGTGTTGGGGCTGGCTTACAAAGACATCACGGGCGACCCGGTCATCAATCGGGACGATGAGACGGAAATGATTTTCCTCGGCTTCATCTTGCTCTTTGACCCTCCCAAAGCAGGTGTCGGAAACACGCTTGACAAGCTTGAGCGTGCAGGCGTGCGGCTGAAGATTATCAGCGGCGACAACGAGTATTCCGTGCGGCACACGGCTGAAGCCATCGGCTTATCCGCCTCCAAAGTGCTGACCGGGCAACAATTGCAGCATATCGGCGACGATGCCCTGCCGACACTCGCCACTCAGACCGACCTTTTTGCCGAAGTGGAGCCTCATCAAAAGGAACGGCTCATCCGCGCGCTTTCTGCCAAAGGCAGCGTCGTAGGGTACCTCGGCGATGGCATCAACGACGCGCCCGCCCTCAAAGCCGCCGACGTGGGCATCTCGGTGGATAGCGGCGTGGACGTGGCCAAAGAAGCCGCCGACATCGTGCTGCTCGACAAAGACTTCGATGTACTGCTGCAAGGCATCGTGGAAGGCCGCCGCACTTACCTCAATACGCTGAAATACATTTTCATCACTACCAGCGCCAACTTCGGCAATATGTTCAGCCTCGCCGGGGTGTCGCTGCTCATTCCCTATCTGCCACTCCTGCCCAAGCAGATTCTGCTGCTCAATTTTTTATCCGACATTCCCGCGCTTTTCATCGCTTCCGACAAGGTGGATGAGGAAAACCTGCAACAGCCGAAAAAGTGGAACGTGACATTGATTCGTCGTTTCATGTTCCTCTTTGGCGTGCAAAGTTCGGTGTTCGACTACCTCACGTTTGCGGTGTTGTTGCTGGTTTTCAAGGTGCAGGAATCTGTGTTTCAGACCGCTTGGTTCGTCGAATCCGTCATCACCGAAGTGCTGATTTTGCTCATTATCCGCACGACACGTCGAGCTTGGCGCAGCAAGCCCAGCCCGTGGTTGTTGTGGACGGGGCTATTGGTAGTCGCTGTCACGGTGGCCATTCCTTACCTGCCGTTTGCGTCGTTGTTCGGCTTTCAGCCGCTCCCGCCGGGTTTGCTGGCAGGCATGGTTGGCATCGCGCTGGCGTATGCGCTGCTCGCCGAATTTTTGAAGGGAAAGTTCTTCCGGTATGCGAGTCTCTGA